The DNA window GTCTTCCATTCACGGTGTGTGGGCAGTTGGATGTGACAGGGAGACGTGGGTGTGGTCCGTGTCCCGACTCTCTGAGCCGGGCTCCCGTGGCCCATCGGTCCGTCAGGGCTGGCCAGCGGGGACGTTGGAATGCCTTACCCTGGGCTTGAATTCAGTCCCTAGGACGGTCCTGGAGAGACCGCCCCGGCACTGACCGTTGGCTGGCTGGCTTGCGAAAACCGCCACCCCCATCCTGTGCCGAGGCTGGCGGTCTGAAGCCAGAAGCAGCAGACCCCAGTTaagatcctcgtgggcagagagcctgcctatcaactctaacctagtgtgcttttccaagcgctcaggctgATGCTCCGCATCccctaaataccatcgattgattgctgaCTTGCTGGCACAGGGCAGAAAGCGGAGGAAGTTGCCCCTCGACCAAATTATTCTATGGGTTGCTTTTGCTTTCCAAGGCACTCTCTCTTCTGGGAGAAGTAACCGCGCTTTTCTCTATCTAGTGAGGAGCAGTCCAGGCTGGCAGCCAGGAAGTATGCCAGAGTAGTGCAGAAGCTGGGCTTCCCAGCCAAGTTCTTGGATTTTAAGATTCAGAACATGGTGGGCAGCTGCGACGTGAAGTTTCCCATCCGGCTCGAGGGCCTGGTGCTGACCCACCAGCagttcagcaggtaagtgggccCGCCGGCCCGTCTGGGTTCCCCCTCACCAGCTCCATCCACGAGTCTGAGCAGAGCGCCACCCTGGAGCGTCGGCTCTTTGCCTTCCGCCCGAGCTGCCGCAGAGTGGACGGAGGAGGAGAACGGATGGAAACGTTGGCCTTGGCTCAGCTCGGAGCCGGGGAGCGTCTTGGACTGGGGGCAGGTTTGGTGGGACCTCCTTTCTTCCTGGTTTCCCCACAATCCCTCCATGACCTAAGGCTCCGGTGGAAggattctggggtagatacgaggtaatcaggtcatcccacatagggctcacactcatctccattttacagatgaggacactgaggcacagagaagttaggtgacttgtctaaggtcacagagctgacaggcggcagagctgggattagaacctgtgacctctgactcccaagccctggctctttccactaagccaggctgattactttgtatctaccccaatgcttagaacagtgcttggcacatagtaagcgcttaacaaataccaacattattattattattctgggcagACCAGGTGGTTGTTGAGCATGCTGTCCTGaatacccccttccccccagcagaTGCCACAGTCATGGCCTCTCAcctgtccttttcccctttcGTTTCCAGTTACGAGCCGGAGCTATTTCCAGGTTTGATCTATAGGATGATCAAACCCAGAATCGTCCTCCTGATTTTTGTTTCTGGAAAAGTTGTTTTAACGGGTAAGTGGGGCGCGTCTGGGCTGCCGCCGGGTGGAGACGGCTCCAGCCCGAGGTCGGAGCTGCTCCGTCTGAGCCGgacgtcccctccctcctctctctcctccccccccccccccccccaggtgccaAGGTCAGAGCAGAAATCTACGAGGCATTCGAAAACATCTACCCCATTCTCAAAGGCTTCAGGAAGACGACGTAACGgcttccccccgccgccccgctcaCCTCTGTTCACACGTTGTTTTTGGTACACTGTAAAATGGTATTATCTGGGGGCGCCGGCGGGACCGGAGACAGAGACTCTGGGCGAAGCTGAGCCCCTTTCCCGGAACGCCAGGGGCCGTGCCATATTTCCACCGGAACCTCCTTCCGGGCGGTGAGTTGCTTTCAGAGGACTGCTCGGTGCAGTGTTGACTTTATTTATATTGGGTATTTAcaggccctcccacccccttccctgaccCAGGGGGGCTTCAGTGTTCACCATTCCAGCAGGGACCTCGGAGCGACCAAGCTGCCAGGCCGGGCGGGGGCACGGCCCCGGGCACGGCCCCATCTGCGTGCAGCGGTTGGTCCCACGGGCCCTTGGCGCCTTCTGTTTAATAAACGAATGCTTTTTAAACCGGTAGGAGTCCGTTCAGCTGAGGGGTGGTTGGGGCCGAGCTGGAGGGGCTCTGGTGCCACTCATCCTGACCCTGCACGTTGGGAGTGGGGCCCTGCTGCGTCAGGCGGATCCCGCCACGTCTTGCTTCCAGATGAACTCTTCGATGTAGTGGGTGGTAGCCAGGCTGCAGCTGCGGGCGCAAGTGTAGACGGCCAGCACCCCCCAGTCCAGGCTCGTGCCCAGTCGGTCAGCCTTCAGGTAGTTGAGGAGCTGAGGCATGACctgaggaaggaagggtgagAGGTGGGAGGGCTGGGGCTACCTACTTGTCCCGAGGTGGGAATGGATCccctgaggtagctgaagcccttCCCTATGCCAGGGATGGTGACACCCTGCAGGGGAATGGGTCTGGACCCCGTTTCTGGCCGCTCTCAGGGCTTTCTGTACCCCTCTGCTgggtggctgggagggaggggggtggcacTGATGGAAAAGGGGGCAGAGCCCTGGGTCCTGCCAACGATCCCCAAACCAGACCGCCCCAGGCTCCTACCTGGAATTCAAactccctcctggccccacacGGGCAAGGGGGAATATCTTTCTCTTGCGGGATGCCTTCTCCGGAGATCCAGAGCGGGTCAACGCCTCTGCCGTACCTGAGAATCTGAAATGGGTAGCCACAAgacacggggtgggggtggggggattcacAGCGACAAGCTCCCCTTCACCCGACGCCTCCGTCCCCACCATGCACCTGCTCCCCCGGACGCTTCAACTCAGAgcttaggagggaggaggggggtctgAAGGAAAGCCCCGGGGCGCCCCAGGTCCATCTCCACCCCAGCCAATCACCACAAGCACGGGGTCCTGGGGAGAAGGCGGCTCCCGGGACATTGGATTTTCCTCCTACCTGTTCGGGCTCCCGCTCAGTTTTAGCTTTAAACTGCTGGAAGATCCTGTCTTCTCTGGACTCGTGCTTGGCCAGAGCATCCAGGGCTGCCTCGGGAGCTTCTCCTGAGATAAACCCAGAAAGCGTCTCAGCCCCGAGCGCCCCCGGCTCCTCCaggggaggaaatgaagtgaGCAACCAGCGGGCCCCGGCCTCTCCTGAGACATCACCCACCCTCGGCGCTCCTCGTCAGTGAAATTCGGGAGCGCCTGTGCCCGGGAGCAGCAGGGAAAAATCAAATCAGCCAAGTGGCCCGCCTCTCCCCCGACACAACCACTGTCCTTTCATTCAGCTgtatgtatttagtgcttactgcgtgcaaagcaccctaTTGAGCGCTTGAGCGGATAACAACAGAcggacacaatcctgcccacaggagcccACGTTTCTCAGCTCGgggcccaccccaccaccccagcctGCTCTTTGGCCTTGGGGAGTGTCAGCAGAACATATCTTCAACCAGGTACCCAAGTTGCTTCCCCAAAAGGCGCCCCTTACCCAGGGAGCCCGGGAGCTCTGGGTCCGCAGCAGAGTCTTCCACGCCGCCCACGTCACCATCCTCCTCGCCCTCGCCATCCGAATCGGGCTCTTCTGCTTCTATCACGATTTCGTACTCCGGGAAAAGGAATTGGTGGTCTGGGATGGCTCCATCCAGGTCCTCTAGAAGAACGTTTCCCAAGTCAGCCAGGCACCTCTGGCCCACCCCAGAACACACGGACCAGGCGTCCCTACCTTGGGCCTGACGGCCTCCAGGGGCAGGTGAAAGcccctcctgccccggcccccgagcccaGCGCGGTCAGCGGAGGAATGGGAAGGACCGGACGGTGTTAAGTCTTGCCGTGATCTGGGCAATAACAGTCCTCAAATCCCTCTCGCACTCGTCTGCACCGCAGGGTTATTGTTTCTAAAACACTCGGCGGTGGCTCAACGAGGTTGGCTGCGGCCTCGCCATTTTGaaggcaggtggggagaggggagagaatcagcacggcatagtggatacagcccaggcctgggagtcaggaggttgcgggttctaatcccagctcctccgcatgtgtgctgtgtgaccttgggcgagtcacttcacttctctgggcctccgtgacctcatctgtaaaatggggattgagactgtgaaacgggtaatgtgctcaacctgattggcttggatccaccccagtggtcaatacagtgcctggcacataataagcgcttaaccagcaccatagttattaaaagcagcatggctcagtggaaagagcccggacttggggggtcagaggtcatgggttcaaatccccactctgccacttgtcagctgtgtgactgtgggcaagtcacttgatttctctacgcctcagttccctcatctgtaaaatggggatgaagactgtgagcctcatgtgggacaacctgattaccgtgtccaccccggcgcttagaacagtgctctgcacctagtaagcgcttaacaaacaccaacattattactaacattAACTCATCTCTAACGGGTTGCTGGATGGGGCCTCTAGGCAGTAACGAGTCTCCGCACTTTTCAGACTGCGGGTTCGGGTCCTGACATATTGGGCCCACCCGGGGGGTCCGGCCAACCTCaacgggggtgggcagggaggagggcggcCCCGCGGCCCGCGGCGGAGCGTGGCACCCCCGTCCGCGGCCCGCCGGGGTCGTGCCCCCCGACGGCGGGCTCACCGGGCAGCGGGCAGGCCTGCTTGTGGCCCATCTTCCAGTCCAGGGTCTGGTGATGTCTGCTGCAGTAATGGGCCCGGTGGCAGCGGGCACAGGCCTTGGGTCCCGGGCAGCCGCACACGCGGCAAAGCCAGACCCCCGAGCCCAGCTGCGAGGGCACCGCGGCGGCCGCTCCCGGCGGCGGAGCCTCTTCGGGCGGCGGCTCGTAGGGGTAGAAGGCGTTTTTCCGGGGGAGCTGGTTCCTGAAAACTGGCACGGACAACCACGGTTActgatggggccggggggggggggggggcccggggagggggcagggcctgtCATTCTACtgccaccctgccctctcccaagcccttggttcgtgctctgcacgcaagaggcgcttgataaatacggcCGGAGGAAGGAGGCGAGGGCGGGGCAaggctgagaacagcgcttggcccacagtgggcgcttaacagagaagctgcgtggctcagtggaaagagcccgggcttgggagtccgaggtcatgggttcgaagcccggctcggccacttgtcagctgggtgactgtgggcaagtcacgtcacctctctgggcctcaggcacctcatctgtcaaatggggatgaagactgagcgccccacgtgggacaccctgatcaccttgtatctcccccagcgctgagaacagtgctctgcacagagtaagcgcttaacaaataccaacattattaacagagaagcactgtggctcaggggaaagagcccgggcttgggagtccgaggtcatgggttcgaatcccggcgccgccacttgtcagctgggtgactgtgggccagtcacttcacttctctgggtctcagttacctcatctgtaaaatgaggattaagactgtgagccccacgtgggacaacctgattcccccgtgtctagcccagcgctgagaacagtgctctgcacagagtaagcgcttaacgaataccaacatgattattattcacttctctgggcctcaggtccctcatctggaaaatggggatgaagactgtgagccccatgggggaccccctgattcccctgtatctcccccagcgcctagaccagtgctgtgcacagaggaagcgcttaacaaatcgcaGCATTCTTCTCACGATAGcatagggagaagggagggggccgagggtcgGTACCGCGGAAGGCGAGGCAGCAGGCGGGGTCCCGGCAGGCGAAGACGAAGAGGGCGCGGTGGAAGGCGTGGTGGGGGTCGGGCAGCGGCGCGTAGAGCTGCAGCAGGAAGGCGAGCGGTTGGCGGCAGCGCGGGCAGCccagggcggcggggcccggcaggCCGTCCTCCCCCAGCCACGCCGGCCGCCCGCCCACCTTGCTGGGGAAGTGGCCGCTCCGCAGCCGCCAGCCCGGGGTCGCCTCGGCGAAGCCCagctccaaccccatccccaaccgcccgggaggcgggagaggcgggagcggcggcagcggcagcaggaggaagaggaggaggaagaggaggaggaggaagaggaggagaaaaagaggaggaaggggaggagacggaggaggaggaacaggaggaggagacagaggaacaggaggagaaagaggaggagagaggaggagaaaaagaggaggaagaggaggagacaggaggaggaacaggaggaggagccagaggaagaggaggaggtggaacaggaggagaaagaggagagaggaggaggaggaacaggaggggagagaggaggaggaggaggagaaaaagaggaggaagaggaggagacaggaggaggaacaggaggaggagacagaggaagaggaggaggtggaacaggaggagaaagaggagagaggagggggaggaggaacaggaggagaaagaggaggagagaggaggaggaggagaaaaagaggaggagacagaggaagaggaggaggagaaagaagaggggagaggaggaggaggcagcaggggCAAGGGCCCGCcgcggggcaggccgggaagAAGGCAGGACGGCCCCACTGACAGCCgaggaggaggcagggccggccgcggggcaggccgggaaaggagggggccggggcccgccgcggggcaggccgggaaaggagggggccggggcccgccgcGGGGCAGGCCGGGAAAGGAGGCGGCCGAGGGCCCGACGCGCGGCCTGACGGGTAGAGGGGAGAAAAATAGGTCGCTAGGGGGCGCTGCACCTCCCCTCAagtcgtgcattcattcattcattcattcactcattcattcactcactcagtcgtatagagaagcagcggggctcagtggaaagagcccgggcttgggagtcagaggtcatgggttcgaatcccagctatgccacctgtcacctgggtgactgtgggccagtcacttcacttctctgggcctcaggcacctcaatctgtaaaatggggatgaagactgtgagcctcagatgggacaacctgattacaacctgaatataacagtaataataatgccatttgttaagcgcttactatgtgccaagcactgctcaagcgctggggtagatgcgaggtaattaggttgtcccacgtggggctcacagtcttccccattttacagatgagggaactgaggtacaaagaagttaagtagcttgcccaaggtcacacagcaaagtggcggaggcgggattagaacccgtgacctctgactcccaagcccgggttctttctgctaagaaaggctgcttctctaattgagtccctgtcccacagagggctcacaggggaagagtagagggcggagggagagtggagaggggaagaactggGGGGACCCAGGGCTACTCACAGATTACACTTTGGTCGCAGCTCCCTCCCCAAGCTAGATCGGGGCCCCCACCGCttgcctctgcacatagtaagcgctcaataaatgctattgaatgaatgaatgaatgaaggtgaagATTTCAGAGAAGCCGTGGGAAAGAGAGCCCGGGAATCCGGCTCTCCGGGCTTCTGCACGGTAGCCTGTGAAGCTCTGAGCATcacatggtgggggggggagttCCGAGGTACTGGGGTTTGGGGCTTATTTAGCCGGCCACAAATACTTCCCGAAGAAAAGGTAGGAGCTGCTGTTGTTCAATCCAAACTTTGAAAAAGTCTTCACTGAAGCTGACACTCCCAGAGTCAGTAGAACCAGATCCCGCAGCCCCTGGAAAGACTCACCCGCCATATtgcaagttcatttattcaatgtcgGGATGTTAGGTTCTGAATCACTGACTCAAAGATTAAACAAGAATTTGATTTCAGCACTACAGTTTACGGCACGGGGTGTTATTTCCTATTTTCCCAGAGGTCCAGGAATGGCTCTTGGTTTAAGACAGGTAAGTCTTGCAAAAACACCCCACAACATAACCATGTTTTCAAGGAACATCCCGTGGTTGAATCATGGGCTTAGCCCCCTCCAGGAAGAACACTTAGGACCGGAAAACAAGCCCGGGAACAGGTTAGATTGGGCAGGCCCAAGACAGCCAAAAAAAGCCTGGATGTCAGAGTGGATCAAAAGCCATACAGGAGTCAGTGTTGCCAAGCTGCTAGTAAATGCTGGCAGGGCCCTGAAATGACAGTAACAGGGGTCTGGTACACAGAAAAGCAGAAATAATAACGTAGCCATGGACATGAGGCCGTCTCAGCCTCCACCGGGTTTACCACCTCGGGGCACCGGGACGAGGCACGGAGAGAGATGACACGTGACGGCGAGGGTGATGGACAACCAAGGAATCGGGGGGCTTTGCCCA is part of the Ornithorhynchus anatinus isolate Pmale09 chromosome 19, mOrnAna1.pri.v4, whole genome shotgun sequence genome and encodes:
- the PDCD2 gene encoding programmed cell death protein 2, with the translated sequence MGLELGFAEATPGWRLRSGHFPSKLYAPLPDPHHAFHRALFVFACRDPACCLAFRVFRNQLPRKNAFYPYEPPPEEAPPPGAAAAVPSQLGSGVWLCRVCGCPGPKACARCHRAHYCSRHHQTLDWKMGHKQACPLPEDLDGAIPDHQFLFPEYEIVIEAEEPDSDGEGEEDGDVGGVEDSAADPELPGSLGEAPEAALDALAKHESREDRIFQQFKAKTEREPEQILRYGRGVDPLWISGEGIPQEKDIPPCPCGARREFEFQVMPQLLNYLKADRLGTSLDWGVLAVYTCARSCSLATTHYIEEFIWKQDVAGSA